In one Ischnura elegans chromosome 13, ioIscEleg1.1, whole genome shotgun sequence genomic region, the following are encoded:
- the LOC124170251 gene encoding uncharacterized protein LOC124170251 — protein sequence MSYCCENMSITTANSSESSERNFEGTLCRLCMKENDYYYNIFFSIAGSQITVKGALGDFVDLQVAVGDGLHATICTLCLKKLVEVNDFRNICHESDAELTKFSCRNDLRMGFLRYVKCRAEANLENRKSPPSVYPNNIWIL from the exons atgagttattgctgtgaaaatatGAGTATTACCACTGCGAATTCATCtgagtcttcagaaaggaatttcGAGGGTACTctgtgcagactttgcatgaaggaaaatgattattattacaacatattcttttcaattgctgGAAGCCAGATAACTGTAAAGGGTGCCTTAggcgattttgttgacttacaa gttgctgttggagatggcCTGCATGCCACTATATGtacactgtgcttgaaaaagctcgtCGAAGTCaacgatttcagaaatatttgtcatgaatcggacgcagaactgactAAATTTTCGTGTAGAAATGACCTgagg ATGGGTTTCTTAAGATATGTTAAATGCAGAGCAGAGGCGAACTTGGAAAACAGGAAATCTCCTCCCTCAGTCTATCCAAACAACATATGGATACTCTGA